Genomic DNA from bacterium:
ATAGTTCGGCACTCCCGTCAGCACCTCGACCTCATGACCCCGCTCTTTCAATGAGGCTGCCAGCTCACTGATGCAGAACGTCTCGGGCCAGAAATACTGTGAGACGATCAGAATTTTCACCAGACATCACTCACGCGCAACTCGGTTGAGGCGGTGCTGAAAATCGCACCGTTGAACTCGCCGCAACCGCCAGCAGCGCTAAAAAGATGGGAAACACCTTGATATTCAAAAAAACAGAATTGCTGACAGCCAGAAACAGATAGGCTGCAAGCACCCCCGTAAAAGCCGCTTGAATGACGGGGTCATCGATGCGACGCACAACGACCTTATAGAGCACAAAATAAAACATGTAGAAGGCAACGAGGCCCGTGAAGCCATACCACAACAACATATATCCAACTTCATTATCGACCATTGCCGATTGCGCAGGCCCCTCACCCACAGCGAACTGCCAAACTTCGAGGTCAGACAAGGCCTCGAACGTCAGCCGGGATTTGACACTCATAGAGCCCTCGCCAGAGCGCTCCCCGTCGAATTTTGAAGTGTAGCGAGTCAGTCCGCCGGAAAAAATGAGGACCAGCATCGACATCAGGACTATGATCGCAGCGACACCTAGGACAACATGTTTGATCTTCAGATGTAATTGCTTACGCGCTGCCGACAGCCCCACAAGGGCGGCCGCCAGGGACGCAATAAGCGCCGCCCTGGACTGCGTCATGAAGACCCCTAAAAACAGGAAAATCGTGACGATGATGGCCCAAGCCCTTCTCGCAACGGAACATCCGCTGACCATCAGTATTTCGATCGTCCTCATCATCACGATCAGAACAGGGGCAACAAGAAAGGCTCCTAGAACATTGGGGTTCCCAAAGATAGACCCCGACCTGAAGTGCCCCATTTCCATGGAACCTTCCGATGTCAACGACAGAAACTTTTCATATGCCTGTTCTCCGTCTCCATACACAAGCTCGAGGGCTTCATTGACCCCCTCCACCTGAAAGTATTGGAGCAGCTGGATCACAATAATGATTCCGCAACACGCTGTGACGGTAACAATGACCGCCCTCCAGAGGTTGGTGTCCAGATTGCTGAAGACGTAGACGACCAGAACATATTTGATCAGCCTCACGTATTCCTTCAACAATTCCGTCGAGGCCGAGAGGCCGAATGTTCCTGTCGTGACATGCCCTGAGTCGAAGAAAGTATTGAGCAGGTACGCCATAAAGCTTGCACACATGAGGAAAGCTACAAAGACTGCAACAATGAGGAACACCTTTGAGGACAAGACGATCCGTCCGCTGAAGATATTTCTGAACAGAATCAGTCCTGCCATCACCACCAGCACCACATCATCGGGTCTGACCGTGATGGGCAAAACCCCTCGCATGTCCCATGAAAGACAAGCTAAAACGCACCACAGAATCGCCAGCGCTGACAGAATCGCTGTCATAGTCTTGTCACAATCGCCAATAGTTCAAACCGCATTCATCGGCCTGAGTTCTATCATAAAGCCCCTTCACATCCGCTATCACAGCCGACCTGCCGGCCAGTTTTTTAATGCCTTCTATCCCCAGCTCCCGGAACTGCCGGTGCTTCACCGCCACCACCACCCCGTCATACGGCGCGCTATCGGCAGGGTTGGCAAGCATCTTGATGCCGTATTCCTCGTGCACCTCACGGTGATCCGCATGGGGGTCGTAAACGTGGACCTCGCAGCCAAAATCGCGGAGTTCGCTGATGATGTCGACGACCCGCGTGTTGCGGATGTCCGGTATATCCTCTTTGAATGTGAGTCCCATGACGAGGACCTTCGAACCCTTGATCGTCTTGCCGCCGGCTATCATGTGCTTCACCGTCTGCTCGGCAACATGCTTGCCCATGGAGTCGTTGATCCGTCGGCCGGCGAGTATCACCTGCGGATGGTAGCCAATCTGCTCGGCGCGGAACGTGAGATAATAGGGATCGACGCCGATGCAGTGTCCGCCGACGAGCCCAGGCTCGAAGGGCAGAAAGTTCCACTTGGTGCCGGCGGCATCGAGGACCTCGCGCGTATCGATGCCCATTTTGCTGAAGAGGACCGAGAGCTCGTTCATGAGCGCAAGGTTCAGGTCGCGCTGGGTGTTCTCGATCACCTTTGCCGCCTCGGCGACCTTTATCGAGCCCGCCCGGTGGACGCCGGCGGTGACGACGCTCCCGTAAACCTGAGCGATAATCTCCAGCGATTCGGCGTCCTGGCCCGACACGACCTTCTTGATCTTCGTGAATGTGTGTTCCTTGTCGCCCGGATTGATGCGCTCGGGCGAATAGCCGACTTTGAAATCGACGCCTCCCTTTAGGCCTGATTCCTTCTCCAGGATCGGAACGCAGATGTCTTCGGTGACGCCCGGATACACCGTGGATTCATAGACGACGATCGCTCCCTTTGCGAGGTTGCGGCCAACGGTCTCGCTGGCTTTGATTACAGGCGTGAGATCCGGGCGCTTGGCATCATCGATAGGCGTGGGGACAGCGACGATTATGAAATCGCAGCTCTTGAGCGCCTTCGGATCCACAGTTAAGTCGATCTTAGCTGCGCGCAGATCTTCCGGAAGAACCTCTCCTGTTGAATCGCGACCTGACTGGAGCTCCGCAATGCGGCGCTCATTGACGTCAAAACCGACAACCGCATCGCGCTTGCCGAAGGCTACTGCAACGGGGAGACCGACGTAACCGAGACCGACCACTGCGATTTTACGTTTAATCATTCCCGCACCTCCCCATAGTAGCCTCGATACCACTCCACGAACCTTTTGATGCCCTCTTTGATCGGGGTCCTGGGAGCGAAGTCTACGTCGCGCATCAAATCGTCCACATCCGCATATGTCGCCGGAACGTCGCCGGGCTGCATGGGGAGCATGTTGAGCTTCGCCTTTTTGCCCAGACAATCCTCGAGAACACGGATGAATTCGAGGAGCTCGACCGGAGAATGGTTGCCGATATTGTAAATCTTGTAGGAAGCGGAGGGACTTGATCCGGGATCAAGGTCCCGGGAAAGCCCCCCCTCACCCCGTCCCTCTCCCACAAGGGGAGAGGGAATACGGTTGGAGACGCGGAGAACGCCTTCCACGATATCGTCGATGTAGGTGAAGTCACGGCGCATCTTGCCTTCGTTATACACATCGATCGGGTGGCCTTCGAGAATCGCCTTGGTGAACTTGAAGAGCGCCATATCCGGTCGGCCGAACGGACCGTAGACCGTGAAAAAGCGGAGCCCCGTGCACGGGATGCCGTAGAGGTGGCTGTAAGCATGGGCCATCAGCTCATCGGCCTTCTTCGTGGCGGCGTAGAGCGAGATCGGATGGTCGACGTTGTCGGATGTGGAGAACGGGAGTTTTGTATTGAGACCGTATACTGAGGAAGAGGAAGCGAAGACCAGGTGACGGGAACCGGGGCTCGGCCATTGGCGACGGCAGGCCTCGAGGATATTGAGAAATCCTACGATATTGGACTGCGCGTAGACATGCGGATTCGTGAGAGAATAGCGAACACCTGCCTGTGCGGCCATGTGGATCACGCGATCGAACGGGTTCTCGGCAAAAAGCTGCTCCACTGCCGCGCGGTCGGCGATATCCATCCTTATAAAGCGGAAGTTCTTGAGCCTGCTCAGCTCGCCCAGGCGCGACTCCTTGAGCGTGACATCGTAGTAGTCGCTCATGTTGTCGATGCCGAGGACGTCGTCGCCGCGTTCTGCGAATCTCTTCGCCAGATGGAAGCCGATGAAGCCGGCGGCTCCTGTGACCAGAATTTTCGTTTTATCTTTTTGCATAGAATTCCTTCAATGCGCTCACGTCGCCGGATGAGCTCTTCGGTTTTTCGTTCGCCTTCTTCTGCGCCTTGGGCTTTTCGCGGTGATTATGGCCGTTTGAAAACTCGTGAATGAGCTCCACGACCCTGTGGCCGTTTGCCTTGAAGGGTTTGGGCTCGGTGTTTAAAACCGCGAGCTTCGCGCTCTTGATCAGATCCTTTGGAATGATGCCGCGGTGGAGCATGCCCGCATCCTCCTCGTCGAAGAAGAGCGCGATCACCTCCGCGAGTTCGCCGTCGCCGTGAAGGAAGTACTCCGTATACCCTTCCTTCCTCAGTCCCTCGACGATCTCGTGGAGCCTGTTCTTGATCGCTCTGTAGCGACGCACGGTGTCGATGACATAGCGGTAGGACTTCATGGCCGCGTGAGCGAAACCTTGCGGAGTAAGCAGGTACTCTACGCTGCGGCGATCGAGATGCGAGGTCTTGATGTAGCCTGTGCTTATGAGCTTGCGCAGGACCGCGTTGATGAGCCCCACGGAGAAGCCGGTGCGGCGCGCGAGCTCGCGCTGGGAGATCGCCTCAGTGGTGTCTTGGAGGGATTCGAGGACCGCGAGTTCGCTGGTTGTGAGTTCCTGGGGACTTGAAGACATGGACTTGTGACAGGTTTTACAGGCTACCGCCGGGGCGCGTGCCTCCCCCGGAGGGCACCATGTGGATAACTTCTGGCTGGTACAGCGGTCGTTGTTTCACAGCCCACTGTTATGTCTTTCTGCGAAGAACGTTCAAGGTCTGAACGTTCATTGGATGAGCGTTTTAGGTTTTATGACGCGAAAGGTCAATAAAAAATCTTGGGATTTGGGCAGTTTTTCCTACAAAGAGGACATCTCTAACTAACTGATTTATCTATCATTATACAGAACGAAAGAATTGCAATCCGGTTATACGCCGCACAGCATAACCAATAGGAAAAGGCTTCGTATTGGTCAGATCTGGTCGACGACCAGGCGGGCGAAGGCAAAGGCACAGGTAAAAGCCGGTGAGACGGCGTTTAAGATATGGACCGAGTTCTCGCCGCGGCGGATGACAAAATCCATCTCAAGGCGGCGCTCCTTCTTGTTGAGCAGCTGGGCGCGGATGCCGGGCCTGAGCGATTCGCCGAACATCTCAGGCCTTGCCTTGGGCAGGAGCCTTCGGGCCATCTTTATGAAGCCGGGCTTGTAGTACTTTTTCATCTCCCTGAACGCCAGGTCGCGGAAGTGAAAATCGTTGCCTGCGAAGAGCAAGGCCTCCCAGAGGGAGATATCCGCCGCCTCGCCCAGCTTAAAGCCGTGCAGCGCGTCGTAGCATTCGCGCCAGAAGACCGGCGTAGCGGTGGGCCCCACCTTGGCCGTGCCGCCCACGCAGCGAGTGAATGCCACGCCCAGGAACGGGTTCGCGAGGTTTGGAACCGGATAGACGTGGCGCCTGAAGAGCTGCGTATCATTATATTTGTAGTAATAGCCCTTGAACGGAAGCAGCGTGTACTCCGTGCCGACCCCGTACTGGTGCGCGACCTTGTCCGCATACAGGCCGGCGGCGTTTATCAGCATGCGGTATCCGAAACGACCGACGGAGGAGAGGAGCTCGCGCTCGCCCGCCCTCTTCAAGAACTTGGCATTGCAGAGGAGGTCCACATCCGCGGTCTTGAGATCCCGGGCAAGCGCGGCGCAGACCGCCTCAGGGTCCACGACCGAGGTCGTGGGAGACCAGAGCGCCTTGACGCAGGTCGAGGCAGCCGGCTCGAGTTCGGCGAGATCCTTCTCATCGACCTCTTTCACATCGACCCCGTTCACGCGGCCGCGTCGCGCGAGCTCGCCTATGCCCGCGATCTCCGTCTCGTCCGCGGCAAGGACGACCTTGCCGCAGCGTTCGATCGGCAGGCCCTTGTTCAAGCAGTATGAGGTGAGCTCGCGATTCCCCTCTGCGCAGAGCTTGGCCTTGAGGGAATCGGCACTGTAGTAGAAACCGGCGTGGATGATGCCGCTGTTGCGGCCGCTGGCGTGCCTGCCCGGGGCCGGCTCCTTCTCCAGCACGCATATCGCAGCGCCGGGGAAACGGTGTTTCAACTCGCGCGCGACGGACATGCCGACGATGCCGGCGCCGACTATGATGTAATCGTAGGAGCGCATATCGGAGACATGGAGATAACAGGATTTGGAGAAGATGTCACGAAAGAGAGATGTTTATGAATCGAGCTCTTCGATGTCTTTGACCCGGACAACGCCGGCCGAGTCGCCCATGACTTCCTTGAAGGTCCGCACCACAGCATCGGTCCCCCTGTTTTTAGCGAGCATGGACGGTATTGTGCTCATGACGGAGGTCTCTCTGGTGGGATAGGTCTCGCTCTGTCCGTCGATGTTGATCAGGCGGTCCGCGCCATCGCCCCGATAGAGGAGCATGCCGGCGCCGACGAGTTTCTCGCCGGGTATGAACAGGTGCGGATGCAGGATCTCCAAGGTGGCGACGCGTATCTCCCTGCCTGCGCCATCCGGCAACTCGACGACGATGTACCTGAGCTTCTGTCTTGCCAGCGGAGATAGAGAATCTACGCCGCTCACCACGACCGCCTGTCCGCGACGATCTCCGGCCTGCTCCCAGATTTTGGCGAGGCGCATCTCGCCATTCACAAGACCGGGCGACTCGGCGCGAAAGGGAATCTCCTCCTTTATCGACTCGAGCCTCGTGCGGCCCATCCGTATCTGCTCGACCATATTTTTCAGCTTATCGGACTTCAAGGCGCGCCGGCGATTGGCCTCGCTACGAAGCCTCTTCGTTCTGGCGCCCAGGGCAAATGCCGAGGCCTCAACCACTGCGACAAAGACAGAGGCGGCCGCCAGCGAGTAATTCCAATCCTTCAGATAGACAAAAGAGGAAAACAGAAAGCCGAAATCCAAGGCCGCCCTCTTCATTACGGAAGCGCCTGTGAAATACGTGTTGATAGAGCGTTGAACAGCCGGCAAGGCGCTCTTCTCTTCGACCAAGCGCTTTTCAAGAGCCGCCAGAAACGCGACTGCCGCGTTGTAGCTGAGAAGGCCGAAAGAGGTGGCCTCGACGATAGTCGAGGCTTTGAGCTCCTCGCGTTCGAAGCCGCCGACGATGTCGCCCCTCGATATCTCTCTCAGCTCCTCGCTGAACCGAGGGCGAGTAGCATGTATGAGGAAAGGCACCGAGACACTGCGATACTGATCGACCCAGTCCGGATCGTTGCGATTGGGTTCGGGCAGATAGAAATCATGGTGCAGCGCGAACCTCTGACCGGTGGAGATCGCTTCGAGGATCTCCGTCGGCTCCTTCGCAGCCGCGATGCCCATGGCGAGTTGCATCCTGCAGCCCAAGGAAATCGGGGCGGCCATCGGAAGGACCGGCTTGAGGATATCTATCGCCACTGACATTGTTTCCTTTATCAGAAGACCGTACGGACACGCTCTAATGCGCGCTATTCATAGCTTTGCGGGGATTACTACAACAGCACCGCCATTTACAACAGATTTTATAGATATCAGCGAGCAAGACGCTTATCGAAAGGATTTCGCAAGGTTAGAAATTGCCCGAAAACAGCACATGCGCATATTTATGCATTTGAGCATATACAGAGAAATCCCATCGGCTCAAGCAAACACCGGGTCATACAGATCCTCGTCTCTCAGCTCAATGACGCCGGCGAACTCCGCCGCGTCCGATCCGAGCGCTGCCCTCTGCTCTTCCGCGCGACCCTTGGCCTCTTCCAGTTCAGCTACGCGCGCGGCGATTTTGCGGGCCGAGCGGCGCGCGAGGAAACGACCCAATGCAAAAGATGAGCCCTCGAGTTTGACCGCCGTTGCACCCGCCATCAAAGCGGCGAGCGCAAGTTCACCGGTGAATACAAAGGCCGCACCGAAAACAAGAGTGTCCGCAGCTATCTTGCCTGCGACCCAGCGACGCGAGCGCCAGGGATTGACGGCGAATTGCGAAGAGGAAAACTCGAGCCGGCGCGCCGCATTCTTCTCCACGCGCGAGAAGAGCATCTCCGCAACCCTCCTCTCGAGCAGGCCGGCTGCGACCGCGGCCGGGACGTCGGCGTGGATCAGCTCCTCGCTGCGGTACAAGCGCAGGACCTGCACGTTCGAAGAAATCTGCGTGACTTTATCGTCGAAAATAGACTTCATGCGCGCCGCGAAAAAAGGGACCTCGCGCTCCCTGAAACCCTTCAGCGAGCTGAACGCGTTATTGGCCCACGGCATGCTAAAGCCGTAGTGGTCGGCAAACTGAGCTGCGCCGGCGCGGGCAGCCGGCAGTTCGCCCAGCGTGGAGACGCCCACGACGTCGAGCGCAGCCATGAGCTCGGAGCCGAGCGTGGCACTGAAAAAAGGAACAGATGTCTGCGATACCAGAGCAGTCATATAAATCGGATCATCCCTTTTCGAAGTAGTCGCCCGTCTCCGTATCGACGACGATGACGTCTCCCGGCTTGATGAAAAGGGGCACCTTGAAGACCGCCC
This window encodes:
- a CDS encoding nucleotide sugar dehydrogenase; amino-acid sequence: MIKRKIAVVGLGYVGLPVAVAFGKRDAVVGFDVNERRIAELQSGRDSTGEVLPEDLRAAKIDLTVDPKALKSCDFIIVAVPTPIDDAKRPDLTPVIKASETVGRNLAKGAIVVYESTVYPGVTEDICVPILEKESGLKGGVDFKVGYSPERINPGDKEHTFTKIKKVVSGQDAESLEIIAQVYGSVVTAGVHRAGSIKVAEAAKVIENTQRDLNLALMNELSVLFSKMGIDTREVLDAAGTKWNFLPFEPGLVGGHCIGVDPYYLTFRAEQIGYHPQVILAGRRINDSMGKHVAEQTVKHMIAGGKTIKGSKVLVMGLTFKEDIPDIRNTRVVDIISELRDFGCEVHVYDPHADHREVHEEYGIKMLANPADSAPYDGVVVAVKHRQFRELGIEGIKKLAGRSAVIADVKGLYDRTQADECGLNYWRL
- a CDS encoding winged helix-turn-helix transcriptional regulator yields the protein MSSSPQELTTSELAVLESLQDTTEAISQRELARRTGFSVGLINAVLRKLISTGYIKTSHLDRRSVEYLLTPQGFAHAAMKSYRYVIDTVRRYRAIKNRLHEIVEGLRKEGYTEYFLHGDGELAEVIALFFDEEDAGMLHRGIIPKDLIKSAKLAVLNTEPKPFKANGHRVVELIHEFSNGHNHREKPKAQKKANEKPKSSSGDVSALKEFYAKR
- a CDS encoding NAD-dependent epimerase, whose product is MQKDKTKILVTGAAGFIGFHLAKRFAERGDDVLGIDNMSDYYDVTLKESRLGELSRLKNFRFIRMDIADRAAVEQLFAENPFDRVIHMAAQAGVRYSLTNPHVYAQSNIVGFLNILEACRRQWPSPGSRHLVFASSSSVYGLNTKLPFSTSDNVDHPISLYAATKKADELMAHAYSHLYGIPCTGLRFFTVYGPFGRPDMALFKFTKAILEGHPIDVYNEGKMRRDFTYIDDIVEGVLRVSNRIPSPLVGEGRGEGGLSRDLDPGSSPSASYKIYNIGNHSPVELLEFIRVLEDCLGKKAKLNMLPMQPGDVPATYADVDDLMRDVDFAPRTPIKEGIKRFVEWYRGYYGEVRE
- the lhgO gene encoding L-2-hydroxyglutarate oxidase, giving the protein MRSYDYIIVGAGIVGMSVARELKHRFPGAAICVLEKEPAPGRHASGRNSGIIHAGFYYSADSLKAKLCAEGNRELTSYCLNKGLPIERCGKVVLAADETEIAGIGELARRGRVNGVDVKEVDEKDLAELEPAASTCVKALWSPTTSVVDPEAVCAALARDLKTADVDLLCNAKFLKRAGERELLSSVGRFGYRMLINAAGLYADKVAHQYGVGTEYTLLPFKGYYYKYNDTQLFRRHVYPVPNLANPFLGVAFTRCVGGTAKVGPTATPVFWRECYDALHGFKLGEAADISLWEALLFAGNDFHFRDLAFREMKKYYKPGFIKMARRLLPKARPEMFGESLRPGIRAQLLNKKERRLEMDFVIRRGENSVHILNAVSPAFTCAFAFARLVVDQI